In one Thioclava sp. ES.031 genomic region, the following are encoded:
- a CDS encoding biotin-dependent carboxyltransferase family protein, with product MSRTITTVKPGLQTCVQELPGREGFLEQGFPLSGPFDAWSFRQANILVGNDRDTAALECQFMGPTLTFDADMLIAVTGADMSPSVDGAPIPMYATVAVSAGQTLTMGFAKTGARAYLAVSGGIATEPVLGSRAVFHQAGVGGHALIAGQALPVGASEASALYVLPESARPVIGTDRVWEVEALCGPNDDWLDEATIEMFFSTDWQIQTKSSRTGIRLTGPEFGFSDKALNKSPDHGQDPSNIIDHGYPMGAVNLAGQTPIILVNDAPSTGGFINPFTIASAAFWKLAQAKPNETLRFRRVDRDGAAALRAEIDAKTKPEILQNA from the coding sequence ATGAGCCGCACCATCACCACGGTCAAGCCGGGTCTTCAGACTTGTGTGCAGGAGCTTCCGGGGCGCGAGGGCTTTCTGGAGCAGGGGTTTCCGCTCTCGGGTCCCTTCGACGCCTGGTCGTTCCGTCAGGCCAATATCCTTGTCGGCAATGACCGTGACACAGCTGCGCTGGAATGCCAGTTCATGGGGCCGACCCTGACCTTCGACGCCGACATGCTGATCGCCGTCACCGGCGCGGACATGTCGCCGTCGGTCGATGGCGCGCCGATCCCGATGTACGCGACCGTCGCGGTCTCGGCGGGCCAGACGCTGACCATGGGCTTCGCAAAGACCGGCGCGCGGGCCTATCTCGCCGTCTCCGGCGGGATCGCGACCGAGCCGGTTCTGGGTTCTCGCGCCGTGTTCCATCAGGCGGGTGTCGGCGGTCACGCCCTCATCGCCGGTCAGGCGCTGCCGGTCGGCGCCTCGGAGGCGAGCGCCCTCTACGTTCTGCCCGAATCCGCGCGCCCGGTGATCGGCACCGATCGCGTTTGGGAGGTCGAGGCGCTGTGCGGGCCGAATGACGACTGGCTCGACGAGGCGACGATCGAGATGTTCTTTTCGACCGACTGGCAGATCCAGACAAAGAGCAGTCGCACCGGTATTCGCCTGACCGGCCCGGAATTCGGGTTTTCCGACAAGGCATTGAACAAGTCCCCGGATCACGGGCAGGACCCGTCGAACATCATCGATCACGGCTATCCGATGGGGGCTGTGAACCTTGCCGGTCAGACGCCGATCATCCTCGTCAATGACGCGCCGAGCACCGGCGGTTTCATCAACCCCTTCACCATCGCGAGCGCCGCCTTCTGGAAGCTGGCGCAGGCCAAGCCGAACGAGACCCTGCGTTTTCGCCGCGTGGACCGCGACGGCGCAGCGGCGCTGCGGGCCGAAATCGATGCAAAAACCAAACCCGAGATTCTGCAAAATGCCTGA
- a CDS encoding phosphotransferase, whose translation MPEAMMTDGSAVDQDSLLAGLLASAPPRLTPDQAQTLLHDHWGIDGSAHEIACERDQNFRIVTGTGQDYILKISNAVEDPLNTEFQTAALRWVARVDPELPLPRAVAALDGAFTQRLQLPSGRTSVVRVLSWLDGTPLHHVPMTAQMQSGIGAMTARLGRALEGFDHPGARHELLWDIRHLPRLRPLTESLGEDAVADAVRRELDHFEAQVAPALGGLRRQVIHNDMNHHNILVDASEQDRITGILDFGDMVNTHLAIDVAVAASYLASEDDPLGAIARLVASYHSVLPLERKEVEVLRDLTVARLVASITITNWRAARYPENAAYILRNNGPARTAMARFATLPTQDVTRALLSACDME comes from the coding sequence ATGCCTGAAGCGATGATGACAGACGGCTCTGCGGTCGACCAAGACTCCCTTCTGGCTGGACTGTTGGCCAGCGCGCCGCCGCGGCTGACGCCGGATCAGGCCCAGACGCTCTTGCACGATCACTGGGGGATCGACGGTTCCGCACATGAAATCGCCTGCGAGCGGGACCAGAATTTCCGCATCGTGACCGGGACCGGGCAGGACTATATCCTGAAGATCTCGAACGCGGTCGAGGATCCGCTCAACACGGAGTTCCAGACCGCGGCGCTGCGCTGGGTTGCCCGGGTCGATCCCGAGCTTCCACTTCCGCGCGCGGTGGCCGCGCTCGACGGCGCGTTCACGCAGCGGCTGCAGCTGCCGTCGGGGCGCACCAGCGTGGTGCGGGTTCTGTCCTGGCTTGACGGCACGCCGCTGCATCACGTGCCGATGACGGCGCAGATGCAATCCGGGATCGGCGCGATGACGGCGCGGCTGGGCCGGGCGCTCGAAGGGTTCGACCATCCGGGCGCGCGCCACGAGCTACTGTGGGACATCCGGCATCTCCCGCGCCTGCGCCCGTTGACCGAGAGCCTCGGCGAAGACGCGGTGGCGGATGCGGTGCGGCGCGAGCTTGACCATTTCGAGGCGCAGGTTGCCCCTGCGCTCGGCGGTCTGCGCCGTCAGGTGATCCATAACGACATGAATCACCACAACATACTCGTGGATGCGAGCGAACAGGACCGGATCACCGGCATTCTCGATTTCGGCGACATGGTGAACACTCATCTCGCCATCGATGTGGCCGTCGCCGCCTCCTATCTGGCGAGCGAAGACGATCCGCTCGGCGCCATCGCGCGTCTCGTGGCCTCCTATCACTCCGTCCTGCCGCTCGAGCGCAAGGAGGTGGAGGTGCTACGCGATCTGACGGTGGCCCGGCTCGTGGCCTCGATCACGATCACCAACTGGCGTGCGGCGCGCTACCCCGAGAACGCCGCATACATCCTGCGCAACAACGGGCCGGCCCGCACGGCCATGGCCCGTTTCGCGACCCTTCCCACCCAGGACGTGACCCGGGCTTTGCTCAGCGCGTGCGATATGGAGTGA